In Campylobacter showae, the genomic stretch GAACTGCGTAGAAAGCTTTTGCGTCGCATGTGCTTAGTTTAACTTTTTTCATAGCGGCGATTCTTAGTCCGTTGCTTTCGAATCTATCCATGATTTTTCCGATAACGCCCTTTTTTACGGCATCAGGCTTAATAATAGAAAGCGTTTGTTGCATAAAATTTCCTTTTTGTGGTTTTTATAAGGCGGTGATTATATCAAAAAAAAATTAAATTTCAAAATAAGCCCCGCAAAAGGGCTTAGGTGCGGAGTTTACGAGATGACGGCAGTTTCGCCGGTTCTCATATCTGCGGTTATCTCGTCGCGAGAAGGCTGTCCTGCATAAGGAGCGTCCCAAACGATGCAGCCGTCGGTCGGACAGGCCGAGGCGCATGCCGGCTCGTCGTTAAATCCTACGCACTCGACGCATTTATCCGCATAGACGTAGTATGCGTCCTCGCCGGTCGGGTTATCCGCGTCGTCTACGATAGCGCTCGTCGGGCACTCGTCGATGCATGAGCCGCAGCTGATGCAAATATCTGTTATTTTTACTGCCATTTTTTATCCTTTTTGGTCAAAATTTTCGCAAGAATATCAAAAACTAAGTAAATTTGATATTAAATTTTTTCGTTAAATTTTAAAACGAAAACGTTAAATTTTTAGCTCTTTTTAATATTTAGATGATATAATTTCGCTACAAATAAAAATTATTAAGGAGAAAAAATGTTAGTAACAAAAAAAGCACCTGACTTTACAGCTGCAGCGGTTTTAGGAAGCAATCAGATCGTAAATGATTTCAACCTATATAAAAATATCGGCGAGAAAGGCGCGGTAGTATTTTTCTACCCTATGGACTTTACATTCGTTTGCCCTAGCGAGATCATCGCGTTTGATAAAAGATACGACGAATTTAAAGCTCGCGGTATCGAAGTTATCGGCGTTTCAACAGACAACCAATTCTCTCACTTCGCATGGAAAGAAACTCCGGTAAATAAAGGCGGTATCGGCCAAGTTCGCTTCCCGCTAGTAGCCGATATGACGAAGTCTATCGCTCGCGGTTTTGACGTACTTTTAGAGGATGCGGGCGTAGCGCTTCGCGGTAGCTTCTTGCTTGATAAAGACGGCACCGTTCGCCATGCGGTTATCAACGACCTTCCGCTTGGAAGAAACATCGACGAGATGATAAGAATGGTCGATACGATGCTATTTACGAACGAACACGGAGAGGTTTGCCCTGCCGGCTGGAACAAAGGCGATAAAGGCATGAAAGCCGATACCGCAGGCGTCGCAGACTACCTATCTCACAACGCAGACAAACTATAATTATCCAAATTTAAGGGCGAGCTCTCGCCCTTAGTGCTTCTTTTCTACATCTTTACATCAAAACGACATTAAGTTTAATACAAAATATCAGTACTTAAATGAAAAAATAAGGATTTTTTACTATAATCTAGTTTTAAACTTTATTCGGAAGGAATCATATTTCAGATGAACAGTACGTATAACGACAGCTCTTTTATGCGCGAGGACGCAGTGACCGTATTTGCCAGAGTACGAAACGATAACCGCCAGGTGCACTTTCTAAATCTTTACAACGGCGTAAAAGTCGAGTGCATGGGCGAAGTAGAGCATGTAGAAGACGATACGGTCGTCTGCAAGGTAGCATTAGAGCAAATTTTGGCCATGAAAGAGGAACAAAACGCCTATATCGTACGCGATGAATATTTTTCCGAAAATTTAAGGGCGGATATCATCGGATTTGATCTTGCAAATTTGACCGTTACTCTACAAAATTTCACGTATATGCAAAATCTGCACGCAAACCTAAGAAAACATCAGCGCGTTTATCCCGATCGCTATACTAGAGTGATCTTGACGCAAAACGGTAGCGAAATAAGCGGCAATCTATACGATATCTCAAGAGGCGGCCTAGGCGTCGTTAGCTTGGATGACGGCGAGTTTAAAGAGGGTGAGCCTATAAATGCTAAATTTGAGCTAAGCATACTAGATGAGGCTAGCGACTCTAATAAAAATATAGAAATAGACACTAATCTAAAATTGGTCGCTGCGTTAAGATATAAAGGTGCGATGAGATATTGTTGCGAGCTAGCCGATAAAGACGGCGCAGGCGAAGATATAGCGAAATTTGCCAAAAGACGCGTAATAGAAACTCTCGAAGAGCTAAAAGAGCAGCTAAAAACCTACCAATAAATTTAACGCAAAATAAAAAGGCGAGCATCGTGCTTACCTTTTTAAAATTTTACCCGCTTCGATTTCAAATTTACCCCGCAGCTTCACCCGAAATTTAAACAAAAATCAGTAAAATAGCCCAAAATCTACAAGGAAATTTTATGAAAACTATTCAAGAAAATTTAAAGCTATTTTACGTCGGCCTCAAAGACAAAGAGCCGTTTTTTTACAAAAACAAAGACCTCACGACGCATGCAGCCATCATCGGCATGACCGGTAGCGGTAAAACAGGCCTTGGCATCGGCATCCTAGAAGAAGCCTGCATCGATAATATCCCGACCTTTATAATCGATCCAAAGGGCGATATGACAAACCTCGCTTTGGCGTTCCCGCAGATGCGCGCGCAGGATTTTGTACCATATGTCGATGAAAACGAAGCGCAAAACAAAGGCATGAGCGCGGATGAGTTTGCCGCTAGCGAAGCACAGACGTGGACAAAAGGCATCGAAGGCTCGTTTCAAAGTCTAGAGCGCGTGGGGCTTTTTAAAGATAGCGCCGAGCTAAAAATTTATACTCCAAAGAGCAGTAGCGGCGTCGGCGTGGCGTTGCTCGGGGATTTTGCCCGTCCGAATTTAGACGCAGGCAGCGAGGAGTTTAGCGAGTACGTAGGCTCCCTGGCTAGCTCCGTGCTCTCGCTCGTGGGCATAGAAAACGACGTAAACTCAAAAGAACACCTGCTCATTTCGAACATCTTTATAGATAAATTTAGCCAGGGCGCGGACGTGAGCCTAGAGGAGCTCATCGGCTTTATCGCGACGCCTCCGTTTGCTAAGATCGGCGTATTTGACGTGGAGAAATTTTATCCGAGCTCCGAGCGTATGAAACTAGCGGTTAAGATCAACACGCTGCTTGCAAGCCCTGATTTTCGCGCGTGGCTGAGCGGCGAGCGACTCGATATTTCAAAAATGCTTTTTAACGCAAACGGCAAGGCAAAGTGCAATATCTTTACCATCTCGCACCTAAAAGACGGCGAGAGGATGTTTTTCGTGACGCTGCTGCTAAATGAAATCATCGCGTGGATACGCAAGACCGAGGGTACGAGCTCGCTTCGCGCGGTGCTTTATATGGACGAGATTTTTGGATTTTTCCCGCCAAACGGCAATCCGCCGTCCAAAACCCCGATGCTAACTCTACTAAAACAAGCCCGCGCGCACGGCCTTGGCGTGATACTTAGCACTCAAAACCCGGTCGATCTTGACTACAAGGGCCTTAGCAACATCGGCACGTGGTTTATCGGTCGCTTGCAAACCGCGCAGGACAAGGCGCGCGTGATCGACGGTATGACGGGGCTTGCGGGCTCTGCGATGGATAAAGGCGAGATAGAAAATCTCATCTCAAATTTGCAAAAGCGCAACTTCCTACTAAAAAACATCCACGAGGACGGGCTGTCTGTCATCTCGACGCGCTGGGCCCTGAGCTATCTCAAAGGACCGCTTAGCCGCGAGCAGATTTCAAATTTGATGAAAGAGCAAAAGAGTGGGTCAAATTTTAGCGGATCAAGCCCGGCAAAAAGCTTTGCTGCTAAGCCCGTGCTATCGCCCGATATCGCTCAAATTTACGCCGCGAGTTCAAATTTGCAGGAGGGCGGCGAGCTGGAGGGGTATCTTTACGGTGAAGCCAAAGTACGATTTTACGACGCTAAAAAGGGGCTTGACGAGGTTCGCGAGGTAAATTTCACGCTAAGGCTGGATGAAGCTCAAAAAAGCGCCGACTGGAGCGAAGCTAGCGAAAATATGCATTTTACCGCGGTTTCGGAGCCAAATTTTAAACTATCCTACGCGCCGCTGCCGGGCTTTGTCGCGGGAGCTAAAAATTTCAAAGAGCTAACCAAAAATTTCAAAGAATTTATCTATAGAAACTACAAGCTTAGGCTCTTTAGCGCGCTAAATTTAAGCTCGGCGCCAAACGAGAGCAAGGAGGAGTTTTACGTCCGTTTGGCCGATAAATGCAACGAAATTTTAGAGGCGCAAACTGCTAAGCTCACGGCTGAGTTTGACAAACAAAAAGCGCGCCTAGAAGAGAAGCTAAACCGCTCGGTGGCAAAGCTGGAAAAAGAGCAGCGAGACTTTAAAAGCAAAGGCATCGAGACCGCAATCTCGGTGGGTGCGAGCATTTTGGGCGCGATATTTGGCAAGGGGCTGCTAAGTAGCGGAAACATCGGCAAAGTTGCGACCTCCGCGCGCTCGGCAAATAGTGTGCTAAAAGAGCGTAGCGACGTCAAACTAAGCGAGCAAGAAGTCGCCCAGCTAAACGCGCAGATCGAGGAGCTGATGGCGAAATTTGAAGAAGACGCCAGCGCGCTAAAAGCCAAAAATGACGTGCAAAACGTGGAGGTGACGGAGGTGGAGGTTAGTCCAAAGAGTAGCGATATATACGACGAAAGGGTCTATCTTTTGTGGAAATAACGGCTCGTCTCGCGAGTGCTTTTCCGAGATTTCGCAAAATTTTCGCTCCGCAGGCTATATGCCTAGCGCACGCTCAATTTAGCTTCAAAACTCGAAAAATCATCTCACGATACTTCGCCTTGATTTATTATATTCAAATTTTATTCGCCGAAACCCGCATCTCGAAAACATCAAATTCGATTCAAACCTGCGACGCTTTGCGTCAGCAAAGCTATGTCGCCACCTTAAAAGCGTCGTAGGGGGAGGGGGATTAAAGGGGGTGGGGAGCGACTTCGCAATTTAAGCCCCCGCCCCCTTTACAACAAAGTAAAAAACAACCTCAAACGGTTGTTTTTTACTGAAGGAAGCCAAACTTGCAATGCCAAATTTAACCAAACCAAATTTAGCATTTTCAGGGTGCGGGTCTCGGCTAGCAAAATTTACAAATTTGCCGCCCTTTAAAACGACCGATTTATCAAAAAATCAGCCGAATTTAATTAATATTGCGAAATCTAAACAAAAATCAGGATAAAAAATGAACGAAAATTTGATAGCTTATGCTGCGGCGTATCTGCTGGGCGGTATCCCCTCGGGCGTGATTTTGGCATATATCTTCGGCGGAGTAAACATCAGAAGCGAAGGTAGCGGCAGTATCGGCGCGACAAACGTCTTGCGCGTGCTAAAGCAAAAAGACCCCAAACTCGCTAAAAAAATCGCGATTTTGACCGTCGTTTGCGACGTTTTAAAGGGCGTATTGCCGATTTTAATCGCGAAATTTGTAGGCCTTGCTCCCGCGACGCTTTGGGCGATGGCGGTACTTTCGGTGCTCGGTCACTGCTATTCGCCGTTTTTAAAATTTGAAGGCGGCAAGGGCATTGCCACGGGAGCGGGCGTTTTGGCGGTTTTTTTGCCGCTTGAGATCGCTATCGCGCTTGGAGTTTGGTTCGTCGTGGGCAAGCTGCTTAAGATCTCATCGCTCGCCTCGCTAGCCGCGCTTGCGGCGTTTATCGTAGCGACTTTTGCGCTTCAGCCGCAGATTCCTGATATCGACTCTTATGCGCCGATATTTTTGATAGCGTTTTTGGTCGTTTACAAGCACCTGCCAAACATCAAACGCCTGATAACCGGGCAAGAAAAGCGCGTCATTTGACGACGATTATCAAAGATTACGAATTTAGCACGATCATCGGGCTGCTTGATTTTGAGCGCGTGACGCCGCAGAAGGTAAGGGTAAGCGCGGAATTTGAAAGCGGCGAGTTTATAGACTACGTGGAAATGATAAATTTAATCGAGGAAATTTACGCGCGGGAGAAATTTGGTACCGTGGAGAGCTCGCTTGAAATTTGCGCGAAAAAGTTGAAGGAAAAATTTAGCTCGCTTAGCTTTTTAAAAATGGAAATTTTAAAAATCGAGATCGTCAAAAATGCGACGGTTGGCGCAAGAGCTGAGTTTAAATATTAAATTTTTTTTAAAGTATCTTGAAATCTTGCTTAATTTATGCTACAATCCCAACAAATTTTACTGAAGGGAAAAAATGAGAATTTTAATAGTTGAAGATGAGGTAACTCTAAACAAAACCATCGCCGAGGGCTTGCAAGAGTTCGGCTACCAGACCGACAGCTCGGAGAATTTCAAGGATGCCGAATACTACATCGGTATTAGAAATTACGATTTGGTTTTGACTGATTGGATGCTGCCTGACGGCGACGGCGTGGATCTAATCAACATCATCAAACACAAATCTCCGCGCACTGCAGTAGTCGTACTGTCTGCGAAAGACGATAAAGATAGCGAAGTTAAGGCGTTTAGAGCAGGTGCGGACGACTATATCAAAAAGCCGTTTGATTTTGACGTTTTGGTAGCTAGAATCGAAGCAAGACTGCGCTTTGGCGGCACCAACGTTATCAAAATAGACGACCTTATCATTGATCCGGACGAGGAGAAAATCACCTATCTAGGCCAAGATATCGAGCTAAAAGGCAAGCCGTTTGAGGTACTAACTCACCTTGCGCGCCACAGCGATCAGATCGTCAGCAAAGAGCAGCTACTAGACGCGATCTGGGAGGAGCCTGAGCTCGTAACTCCAAACGTAATCGAAGTAGCAATCAATCAAATCCGCCAAAAAATGGATAAACCGTTAAATATCTCGACTATCGAGACGGTCAGAAGACGCGGGTATAGGTTTTGCTTTCCCAAAAAAGCCTAAGATTTAGGTTTATAGTGCAATTAGCATCGGCTTCTACGATGCTAATTCTCATCATCTCCGTTCTTTTATATCAGTATATCAAGGTTACGATATACGAGGGTATCTCGCAATCGCTCGCATATGAAGCTAAAATTTTATCCACGAGCGCAAATTTATCTAAAGTACAAAAACCGTTTGAATACTTCACGCTAAACGATAGTCCCACTAGAGCAAAGCTCGTTGAGGGCAAAACGGTATCGCCTTATTTCGTCACGGAAAGTGTCGGCCAAAAGACCCATTTGACGTTATTTTACCCATATATGGACGATACTAGCATCGCGCTAACCAAAGACACCACCCATCAAAGCAAACTCATAGATCAAATTTTAATCGACATCATCATGGTAAACGCTACGTCGATACTTCTGATTATTTTTTACGTGCTGTTTTTGTCGCGGATGCTGCTTGTGCCGATCAAAATTTTAAGCAGAAAAATGACGAATTTAAACGAGCGATTTTTGCAGACGGTGAGCCTTGAGGAGCTACCGCCCGAGTTTAAGCCGCTGGGCAAAAGCCTAAACCGCCTAATCGAGCGTATTCAGACTTTCGTGCTTTATCAAAAAGAGCTTTTCGTCGGCGTTGCGCACGAGCTAAAAACGCCGCTTGCCGTGATGAAAACCAAAAACGAAGTGACGCTAATAAAACCGCGCGAGAGCGAAAAATATATCGAAGCGCTCAAAAACAACAACGAAGCCATCAATCAGATGAATAAAATGATCGGCTCTATCCTGGAGATCGGACGGCAGGAGGGCGCGCAGTTTGAGGAGGCTGTGCGTATCGACATCATCGAGTTTTTAAATCAATCTGCGAATAATTTTAAAATTTTAGCTCGCGGCGAGGGCAAGGATATAGCGACGGATTTTACGCCTGGCAGTCTTGAAATGACGCTACAAACGACGCTTTTAACGCATGTTATTCAAAATTTCGTTCAAAATGCGATCAAATTTTCTCCTCGCGGCGCCGTGATCACGCTACGCTCGCGCCTTAGCGAAAACGAGTTTATCATCGAGGTCGTAGACGAGGGTTGCGGCATCGACGAGAGCAAGGACCTTTTTGCGCCGTTTAAGCGTTTTGGCGATAAGGGCGGAGCGGGGCTTGGGCTATTTCTAGCTAAGGGCGCGGCTCAGGCTCTGGGCGGCTCGGTGTCTATCAAAAACCGTACCGACGGGCACAGCGGCGCGATCTCGACCCTCACTCTAGCGATAAATAAAAATAATAAAGGCAAATAAATGGCAAAACGAACCGCCGTCATAGATCTAGGCTCAAATTCGATGCGAATGGCGATTTTTGAGAAAACTTCGCGTTACGCGTTTCACATCATCGGCGAATTTAAGATGAAGGTGCGTCTGGGCGAGGGCGCGTACGAGCACGGCGGCGAGATCTCGGAAAAGTCGATGCAAAAGGCCTGCGAAGCGCTTAGTGAGTTTAAAAATATCGCAAAAAGCTACAAATGCTCGAAAATTTTCGCCATGGGCACCTCGGCTCTGCGCGACGCTCCAAACGCCAGCGAGCTCATAGGCATGGCGCGCAGGGAGCTTGGGATAAATTTAAAGGTCGTTAGCGGTAAGGATGAAGCGACGTTTGGCGGAGTGGCGGCGCTAAATTTGCTTGAGCCGCTAGAGGAGTTCGTCACGCTTGATATCGGCGGGGGTTCTGCCGAGCTAGCGCTTGTTAGTGGCGGCAAGATAATAGATGCCGTGTCGTTAAATTTGGGCACGGTGCGGCTAAAGGAGCTATTTTTCGATAAGAAAAATTTAAACGCTGCAGCGCCCTTTATCAAAGAGGCATTTAAAAGCTTGCCTAAAAACTTTAAAAGCAAAAACCTAGTCGCCATCGGCGGTAGCCTGCGCGCGATATCTTCGGCCATCATGTCGGCGCAAGACTATCCGCTAAAAACCGTGCATAACTTTGCCTACAAATTTCAAAACCACAAAAACTTCATCGAAAATTTAGCCCGAGCGAGCGTGCTGGAGCTTGGGAAATTCGGTATCAAAAAAGATCGCTTCGATACGATTAGAGAGGGCGCGCTCATCTTTTTAGGCGCAGTGGATGCAGTGGGCGCGCAAAATATCTATACTAGCGGCGCAGGCTTTAGAGAGGGCGTATTTTTGAGCGATATATTGCGTCCGACGCGTAAATTTCCGCCGAATTTCAACCCGAGCGTGAGGAGTTTGCAAGATAGATTTTTGCTAGACGATAACAAGACGATCGTGAAATACGCCAAAGATCTATTTGCCGCTCTAGAGCCGTTGCATGGGCTTGAGGGGCGATACGAGAGCGAGCTGGCTGTCGCTGCTAGATTGCATAGCGTGGCGCAGTGTTTGGGATTTTATGGCGAGCACGCTAGTTCGGCATTTTTTGTACTAAATGCCTTAAACTACGGCTTTTCGCATGCGCAAAAATGCTTGGTCGCCGCGATCATCGCACAAAACGGCAAGAAAACCTCGAGCGAATTTGAGCGATTTAAAAACCTGCTACCGAGCGAGGATGTCGTGCGCTGGCTGAGTTTTATCCTCGCGCTTGCTAAAAATTTAGACGCAAACTGCTCGCATAAAAAACTGGAGTTTGAGTTTATCAACCACACTTTGCAAATTTACGGCGCTAAGGAGCTGTTTATGGCGAAGGAAAATATCAAAAAGATGACCAAGCCGGATACCTTTGCGATCTGTTTTGCGTGAGTTAGGAATTTCCTAGCTCACTAGATACTGTAATAATCTTTATGTCAAATTCTTCTATTTCTACTAATATTTTTTTAACTATTTCTTTTGCTTTGGTCTCTATATCCTCATCGTTAAAATTCTCTATCTCTGATTTATTAATTTTGTAGATCTCCTTTCCTTTGTTCTTGTTAATATTAATATTTAGTATTTTGCTCAACTTATCTATTTTTTTATTGTGTTCTTCTATTGCACTATCTTTATTTTTATTTTTATTTTTATTTTTATCTTGTTTATAGCTACCATCATATCCAATCCAAATATATTCTTCCTTCGTTATATTAAATTGGATGTCTATAGCATATTTTCTTTCTTTGTTTGCTTCCTTTGCATTTTTGCTGTACATAAAGTTGTATATATAATCGGCATTTTTTGTTCTTATTAGATATAGGTTGTTTAGACGACTATCTTTATAGATTTCTATACCTCTCTCTTCTAGTGTATTTTTTATTGCCTCAAACAACTTATCTAATTTTGTCCTTTTATAGCTAATTAAAATTTGAAGCTCTTTTTCATATTTGTCCCAAATTTGCTCACATAAATTTTGTAGTTTTTCATTACTCATAATATTTTTCCTTTTTAGCAAATCGACATAGCTTGATAAAATAATATTTGCTTTTTGAGGCGGATTATTGTTTTTTAGCAAGTATTCTATGCTATCGCCGATTATTTTATATGTCGCTACTAGCCACCAGTCTTGCTCTGTCTCATCCTCAGGCAAGCGCCCGTCCTTCGTTAGAAAAATATAAATTCTTTTAAATTTTTTAAATTTATTATCGATAAATTTGCGATACCGGGGTAACTGTTTTTCACTCTCGTCCGCTTCAACCTTATTTTCTATCGTTATGACAAATTTACTATTTTCGTCAATTAGCAAAAGATCGATATTATCGCTTTCTCTAAAAATTCGTATATTCTTTTCTTGGATTTTTAGATATTTTTCTAAATTTTCGTAACTTTCTGAAGTATTATTGCCGTTTTCTAGCGTAAATTTTAAAAATCCCTCTAAAATTTGATATTTTAATCCGTGTTCATTATCTCCAAAGAGCCAGGCTAAGGTATTTGAGTGTTTTATTTCTTGATTGCCAAGACCCGTAATTTCAAAGATATTAAAGTCCATTACGCTATTTTTGATAGCGTTAAATTTTTCTTGAGCCTCTTTATCGTTTATAAATTCTTTTAAAATTTCCAAATCGTTTTTGGCCAAATTTATCTCCGAATTTTAGTCTATACTTGCCTTGTCTTTATATGCGTCCAATGTTTGGCGGTTTTCGATGTAGGTGTTTAGCTTTTTTTGATTTTCTTCAAAAAAGCTCTGGAAATCTTGCTCGCTCGTCATCTTTTCTTCGCCGAATTTATCCAAAAGTACGTTTGATGTGCCCGTTAGCACGAGATAGCGTCTGTCAAGATGCTGAAAAAGCACGACTTTGTTCGTATCATCAATCGATTTTTCGTAGATTATCTCCACGCCTTCGTCGCTTTTTACCTTTTCAAACCAGCCGTTTTCGCGCTTTGT encodes the following:
- a CDS encoding DUF362 domain-containing protein is translated as MAVKITDICISCGSCIDECPTSAIVDDADNPTGEDAYYVYADKCVECVGFNDEPACASACPTDGCIVWDAPYAGQPSRDEITADMRTGETAVIS
- a CDS encoding peroxiredoxin, which encodes MLVTKKAPDFTAAAVLGSNQIVNDFNLYKNIGEKGAVVFFYPMDFTFVCPSEIIAFDKRYDEFKARGIEVIGVSTDNQFSHFAWKETPVNKGGIGQVRFPLVADMTKSIARGFDVLLEDAGVALRGSFLLDKDGTVRHAVINDLPLGRNIDEMIRMVDTMLFTNEHGEVCPAGWNKGDKGMKADTAGVADYLSHNADKL
- a CDS encoding PilZ domain-containing protein, producing the protein MNSTYNDSSFMREDAVTVFARVRNDNRQVHFLNLYNGVKVECMGEVEHVEDDTVVCKVALEQILAMKEEQNAYIVRDEYFSENLRADIIGFDLANLTVTLQNFTYMQNLHANLRKHQRVYPDRYTRVILTQNGSEISGNLYDISRGGLGVVSLDDGEFKEGEPINAKFELSILDEASDSNKNIEIDTNLKLVAALRYKGAMRYCCELADKDGAGEDIAKFAKRRVIETLEELKEQLKTYQ
- a CDS encoding ATP-binding protein: MKTIQENLKLFYVGLKDKEPFFYKNKDLTTHAAIIGMTGSGKTGLGIGILEEACIDNIPTFIIDPKGDMTNLALAFPQMRAQDFVPYVDENEAQNKGMSADEFAASEAQTWTKGIEGSFQSLERVGLFKDSAELKIYTPKSSSGVGVALLGDFARPNLDAGSEEFSEYVGSLASSVLSLVGIENDVNSKEHLLISNIFIDKFSQGADVSLEELIGFIATPPFAKIGVFDVEKFYPSSERMKLAVKINTLLASPDFRAWLSGERLDISKMLFNANGKAKCNIFTISHLKDGERMFFVTLLLNEIIAWIRKTEGTSSLRAVLYMDEIFGFFPPNGNPPSKTPMLTLLKQARAHGLGVILSTQNPVDLDYKGLSNIGTWFIGRLQTAQDKARVIDGMTGLAGSAMDKGEIENLISNLQKRNFLLKNIHEDGLSVISTRWALSYLKGPLSREQISNLMKEQKSGSNFSGSSPAKSFAAKPVLSPDIAQIYAASSNLQEGGELEGYLYGEAKVRFYDAKKGLDEVREVNFTLRLDEAQKSADWSEASENMHFTAVSEPNFKLSYAPLPGFVAGAKNFKELTKNFKEFIYRNYKLRLFSALNLSSAPNESKEEFYVRLADKCNEILEAQTAKLTAEFDKQKARLEEKLNRSVAKLEKEQRDFKSKGIETAISVGASILGAIFGKGLLSSGNIGKVATSARSANSVLKERSDVKLSEQEVAQLNAQIEELMAKFEEDASALKAKNDVQNVEVTEVEVSPKSSDIYDERVYLLWK
- the plsY gene encoding glycerol-3-phosphate 1-O-acyltransferase PlsY; protein product: MNENLIAYAAAYLLGGIPSGVILAYIFGGVNIRSEGSGSIGATNVLRVLKQKDPKLAKKIAILTVVCDVLKGVLPILIAKFVGLAPATLWAMAVLSVLGHCYSPFLKFEGGKGIATGAGVLAVFLPLEIAIALGVWFVVGKLLKISSLASLAALAAFIVATFALQPQIPDIDSYAPIFLIAFLVVYKHLPNIKRLITGQEKRVI
- a CDS encoding dihydroneopterin aldolase, coding for MTTIIKDYEFSTIIGLLDFERVTPQKVRVSAEFESGEFIDYVEMINLIEEIYAREKFGTVESSLEICAKKLKEKFSSLSFLKMEILKIEIVKNATVGARAEFKY
- the hsrA gene encoding homeostatic response regulator transcription factor HsrA codes for the protein MRILIVEDEVTLNKTIAEGLQEFGYQTDSSENFKDAEYYIGIRNYDLVLTDWMLPDGDGVDLINIIKHKSPRTAVVVLSAKDDKDSEVKAFRAGADDYIKKPFDFDVLVARIEARLRFGGTNVIKIDDLIIDPDEEKITYLGQDIELKGKPFEVLTHLARHSDQIVSKEQLLDAIWEEPELVTPNVIEVAINQIRQKMDKPLNISTIETVRRRGYRFCFPKKA
- a CDS encoding sensor histidine kinase → MLILIISVLLYQYIKVTIYEGISQSLAYEAKILSTSANLSKVQKPFEYFTLNDSPTRAKLVEGKTVSPYFVTESVGQKTHLTLFYPYMDDTSIALTKDTTHQSKLIDQILIDIIMVNATSILLIIFYVLFLSRMLLVPIKILSRKMTNLNERFLQTVSLEELPPEFKPLGKSLNRLIERIQTFVLYQKELFVGVAHELKTPLAVMKTKNEVTLIKPRESEKYIEALKNNNEAINQMNKMIGSILEIGRQEGAQFEEAVRIDIIEFLNQSANNFKILARGEGKDIATDFTPGSLEMTLQTTLLTHVIQNFVQNAIKFSPRGAVITLRSRLSENEFIIEVVDEGCGIDESKDLFAPFKRFGDKGGAGLGLFLAKGAAQALGGSVSIKNRTDGHSGAISTLTLAINKNNKGK
- a CDS encoding Ppx/GppA phosphatase family protein, with amino-acid sequence MAKRTAVIDLGSNSMRMAIFEKTSRYAFHIIGEFKMKVRLGEGAYEHGGEISEKSMQKACEALSEFKNIAKSYKCSKIFAMGTSALRDAPNASELIGMARRELGINLKVVSGKDEATFGGVAALNLLEPLEEFVTLDIGGGSAELALVSGGKIIDAVSLNLGTVRLKELFFDKKNLNAAAPFIKEAFKSLPKNFKSKNLVAIGGSLRAISSAIMSAQDYPLKTVHNFAYKFQNHKNFIENLARASVLELGKFGIKKDRFDTIREGALIFLGAVDAVGAQNIYTSGAGFREGVFLSDILRPTRKFPPNFNPSVRSLQDRFLLDDNKTIVKYAKDLFAALEPLHGLEGRYESELAVAARLHSVAQCLGFYGEHASSAFFVLNALNYGFSHAQKCLVAAIIAQNGKKTSSEFERFKNLLPSEDVVRWLSFILALAKNLDANCSHKKLEFEFINHTLQIYGAKELFMAKENIKKMTKPDTFAICFA
- a CDS encoding PD-(D/E)XK nuclease family protein, yielding MAKNDLEILKEFINDKEAQEKFNAIKNSVMDFNIFEITGLGNQEIKHSNTLAWLFGDNEHGLKYQILEGFLKFTLENGNNTSESYENLEKYLKIQEKNIRIFRESDNIDLLLIDENSKFVITIENKVEADESEKQLPRYRKFIDNKFKKFKRIYIFLTKDGRLPEDETEQDWWLVATYKIIGDSIEYLLKNNNPPQKANIILSSYVDLLKRKNIMSNEKLQNLCEQIWDKYEKELQILISYKRTKLDKLFEAIKNTLEERGIEIYKDSRLNNLYLIRTKNADYIYNFMYSKNAKEANKERKYAIDIQFNITKEEYIWIGYDGSYKQDKNKNKNKNKDSAIEEHNKKIDKLSKILNININKNKGKEIYKINKSEIENFNDEDIETKAKEIVKKILVEIEEFDIKIITVSSELGNS